One region of Gigantopelta aegis isolate Gae_Host chromosome 7, Gae_host_genome, whole genome shotgun sequence genomic DNA includes:
- the LOC121377965 gene encoding toll-like receptor 4 → MASLKELSFRNGYCHLQNLFNKTFVNIKQVSHLDLSNCAMEHIAAGAFLPLSDSLTHLDISYNRKLRFDQVGIGAFGWQNSRLHVLNISGIEAKYAICVKITKEHLKHYTNTSIVEIYADENRIETFEKGALQLLPSSLKKVSLQSERLASGLYMLDLHSLVGLEEMDIGGQKEIHISSKWEPRNLITKTDCLADDEPLCSEFAENQYKNNLRQVDFSHNLISTWIGPIEGLQKLKILDLSNNLATHAEQSFFRNFNSLLFLNISWNLLSNVISQDRDGVLKSLKDSCTSNFGLKSGISAIVILVLIIFLGGFAYRYRWKLRYWYYGARYNYKHINSYEALGNYQYDAFVSYAPEDEQFFRIEMLSNTHGKILVNRDAISPSEHPLNKTGNLIEQSRKTVLLLSEYFLEDEMCIPELQAALPEHLNTKRDLILMILLEGMPREKIPDEIKYLLQTDSYIEYHEDNKETFWQRFNKAISPREVT, encoded by the exons ATGGCTTCTCTCAAAGAACTGAGCTTTAGAAATGGATATTGCCATCTCCAGAATTTGTTCAACAAGACGTTTGTAAATATCAAGCAAGTATCTCATCTAGACTTGTCGAACTGTGCCATGGAACATATAGCAGCCGGGGCATTTCTACCACTTAGCGATTCCTTAACACATTTAGATATTTCCTACAACAGGAAACTGAGGTTCGATCAGGTTGGAATTGGCGCTTTCGGGTGGCAAAACTCGCGACTGCATGTATTGAATATTAGTGGCATTGAAGCAAAATATGCCATTTGCGTCAAAATCACAAAAGAACACTTAAAACACTACACAAATACAAGCATTGTAGAAATATACGCAGATGAAAACAGAATAGAGACATTTGAAAAGGGAGCATTGCAACTCTTGCCGTCAAGTTTGAAGAAGGTGTCTTTGCAAAGCGAAAGGCTTGCATCTGGCCTTTACATGTTAGATCTGCACTCATTAGTAGGGTTAGAAGAAATGGATATCGGTGGGCAAAAAGAAATTCACATTTCTTCTAAATGGGAACCTAGAAATCTAATCACAAAGACTGACTGTCTCGCAGATGACGAACCATTATGCAGTGAGTTTGCCGAGAACCAATACAAG AATAATTTAAGACAGGTGGATTTTTCACACAATTTGATTTCGACGTGGATTGGACCAATCGAAGGCCTACAGAAACTTAAAATTCTGGATCTTTCGAATAATTTAGCTACTCATGCAGAACAAAGCTTCTTTCGAAATTTCAACtcgcttttgtttttaaacatctcTTGGAATCTTTTGAGTAACGTTATAAGCCAGGACAGAGACGGAG TTCTTAAGTCGTTAAAAGATTCGTGTACGAGCAATTTCGGTTTAAAATCAGGTATCTCAGCAATTGTCATCTTAGTCCTGATCATCTTCCTCGGTGGCTTCGCCTACAGGTATCGCTGGAAGCTTAGATATTGGTATTACGGAGCCAGgtataattacaaacatattaattCTTATGAGGCATTGGGCAATTACCAGTATGACGCGTTTGTATCATATGCCCCAGAAGATGAACAATTCTTTCGTATTGAGATGCTGTCTAATACACACGGAAAGATACTGGTTAATCGGGATGCAATTTCGCCTTCAGAACATCCTTTAAATAAAACGGGTAATTTGATTGAGCAGAGTAGAAAGACCGTGCTGCTGTTGTCAGAATACTTTCTGGAAGATGAGATGTGCATCCCCGAATTACAGGCGGCACTTCCCGAACATCTGAACACCAAGCGAGATCTCATTCTGATGATCTTGTTAGAAGGTATGCCACGAGAGAAGATTCCAGATGAAATTAAGTATTTACTGCAAACAGATTCTTACATTGAGTATCATGAGGATAACAAGGAGACGTTTTGGCAACGATTCAATAAGGCTATTTCACCTAGAGAAGTTACATAA